A portion of the Cygnus olor isolate bCygOlo1 chromosome 15, bCygOlo1.pri.v2, whole genome shotgun sequence genome contains these proteins:
- the AQP8 gene encoding aquaporin-8, with translation MAAAESGCPCTKEVMVDVDSKHQHAKPHWYEHYVQPCVAELLGSALFIFIGCLSVVEDAGGTGRLQPALAHGLALGLTIAVLGNISGGHFNPAVSLGVWLVGGLNITMLIPYWISQLCGGIIGASLTKAVTTDEHYANATGGAFSGIAADEQIPSVLVGEIVMTTFLVLAVCMGAINEETKTPLAPFCIGLTVTVDILAGGAISGACMNPARAFGPALVANYWDYHWVYWVGPMVAGLLVGALVRVLIGDQTTRLFLK, from the exons atggctgctgcagagagcgGTTGCCCCTGCACGAAGGAGGTGATGGTGGACGTCGACAGCAAGCACCAGCATGCGAAGCCCCACTGGTACGAGCACTACGTCCAGCCCTGCGTGGCCGAGCTGCTGGGCAGCGCGCTCTTCATCTTCATCGGCTGCCTCTCCGTGGTGGAGGATGCCGGGGGCACGGGGCGGCTGCAGCCCGCCCTGGCGCACGGGCTGGCCCTGGGGCTCACCATCGCCGTCCTGGGCAACATTAG CGGAGGTCACTTCAACCCGGCCGTGTCCCTGGGCGTGTGGCTGGTCGGCGGGCTGAACATCACGATGCTCATTCCCTACTGGATCTCCCAGCTCTGCGGAGGGATAATAGGAGCCAGCCTGACAAAG GCCGTGACGACGGACGAGCACTACGCCAACGCCACTGGAGGAGCCTTCAGCGGCATCGCGGCGGATGAGCAGATCCCCTCCGTCCTGGTGGGCGAGATCGTCATGACCACGTTCCTGGTGCTTGCGGTCTGCATGGGTGCCATCAACGAGGAAACCAAGACCCCTCTGGCACCCTTCTGCATCGGCCTCACGGTCACGGTCGACATCCTGGCGGG ggGTGCCATATCCGGAGCCTGCATGAACCCTGCCAGAGCCTTCGGGCCGGCTCTGGTAGCAAACTACTGGGACTACCACTGGGTGTACTGGGTAGGGCCCATGGTCGCTGGGCTCCTTGTCGGCGCGCTGGTGAG GGTCCTGATCGGTGACCAGACGACCCGCCTGTTCCTGAAGTGA